Part of the Kitasatospora sp. NBC_01266 genome, GGGCGGGAGCGGCGAGGTCGTCGCCCTCGCCCTGGTCGTGGCGGTCGTCCGGGCGGCCGTCGAAACCGTTGCCCGGGTAGGCGGCCTGCGCGGCCATCACCGAGGTGGGCGCGGCCCCGCCGCGGAACGGCGGCGGCTCGGGTATCGGGCCCGTCATCGGGGGCAGCATCGTGGTGCGGTCGCCGCCGGTCCCCGGTGCGGGCGTGGCCAGCAGCTCCGCCGTGCGGTCCACCGCTCCCGCCACGGTCACCGCCGCGAGCAGCTCGGCCCGCGCGGCGCCCGCGTTGGCCGGCCGGTCCGCCGGACGCTTGGCCAGCATCCGCGCCACCACCCGGTCGACCGTGGGCGGCACGTCGGGGCGGCGCAGGCTGACCAGCGGCGCCTCCTCGGTGACCTGCATGAACGCGGTCGCCACCGGCGTGTCGGCGGTGAACGGCGGCTCCCCGGTGAGCATCTCGGTGAGCACACAGCCCAGCGCGTAGAGGTCGGTGCGCCCGTCCACCTCGCCCGCGGTGGCCTGCTCGGGCGACAGGTAGGCGGCGGTGCCGAGCACGGTGGCGGTCTGGGTCAGCTGCTGCCCGCCCGACGAGGCGCGGGCGATGCCGAAGTCGACGACCTTGACCCCGCCGTCGTCGGTGATCATCACATTGGCGGGCTTGATGTCCCGGTGCACCAGGCCGGCCGCGTGCGCGACCTCCAGCGCCTCGCACATCGCCGCCGCGATCCCGACCGCCCGCTCGACCGGCAGCGGGCCCTGCTCGGCCAGCACCGAACTCAGCGACCGGCCCCGGATCAGCTCCATCACGATGTACGGAGAGCCGCCGTCCATCCCGGAGTCGAAGACCATGGCGATCCGCGGGTGCACCAGCATCGCGGCGTGCTGGGCCTCGCGGCTGAACCGCTCGGCGAACCTCGGGTCGTCGGCCAGCGCGTTGTTGAGCACCTTGACCGCCACCGGCCGGCCGAGCACCCGGTCCATGCCGTGGTAGACGGTGGCCATGCCGCCCATGCCGAGGATCCCGACCAGCTCATAACGGCCGTTCAGTGCTCGTCCGATCACTGGTCCCGCTCCTCACACTCCATCGGCCGGGCACCCGCGCGCCCGGCACCCGCGCCATGATCCGGCATCACTGCGACGCTCCCCCAGCGGGGTCACCGCCGAGGGTATCGGCGGTTGCCCGGCAACCGGGAGTCCAGCGACTGGAACGGTCCACGGACCGCCGAGGGCGACTGCTAGCGTGCGAGTCCCGACGCGGGCGCCCGGTGCGGACACCCGGTGAGTACGGACGTGGGTTCGCGCCGCCCGGTTGCCCTCGTTCGTCACGACCGCCGAGGAGCGCGCCCCCGATGACCGCCGCCACCGACCCCGCACCGCACGGCCCGCTGCTGCACGCCGAGGACGTCGACGTGGTGCGCGACGGCCGCCATCTGCTGCGCGCCATCTCGCTGACCATCGAACCCGGCGAACACTGGGCCGTACTCGGGGCCAACGGGGCCGGCAAGAGCACCCTGCTCGGCCTGCTCGGCGCCGTCTCGCACCCCACCCGGGGTGTGGTGCGGGTGCTCGGCCGGCAGTTGGGCCGGGTGGACATCCGGGAACTGCGCGCGCACCTGGGCCATGTGAACCCCCGCCATCCGCTGCGCTCGCCACTGACCGTGCGCGAGGTGGTGCTGACCGGCCTGACCAACAGCATCGAGCCCGAGCTGCGGCGCCAGCCCAGCACCGAACAGGTGCGGCACGCCGAGGAGTTGATCGCCACCCTCGGCATGAGCCGCCGGATCGAGGCCCCCTGGACCACCCTCTCGCAGGGCGAGCGCGGCCGGACCCTGATCGCCCGCGCCCTGATGCCCCAGCCGCGCCTGCTGCTGCTCGACGAGCCCGCCACCGGGCTCGATCTGACCGCCCGCGAGCAACTGCTCAGCAGCCTGGACGAGTTGCGCGAACAGCACCCGCAGCTGGCCAGCGTGCTGGTCACGCACCACCTGGAGGAGCTGCCCAGCAGCACCACGCACGCCCTGCTGCTGCGCGAGGGCGAGTGCGTGGGGCGCGGGCCGGCCGCCGAGACCATCACCACCGAGCTGGTCAGCGCCTGCTTCGACCACCCGATCAGGATCACCCGGGAGGACGGCCGGTGGGCCGCACGGGCGGCTCGGCGGGCTACCGCCGTGCGCTGATCGCCGTGCACTGATTTTCGGCACGATTCCCCCCTCAGGGTGTCATTTCGTGCGCGGTGTCTGGCCAGGCGCTTAACGCGGAAGTAACTTACTGGCCAGTTCCCTCGGCGCACCCCCACGCGCCGTTCGCGTACCTCCTACCCCACCCGGAGGACAGCCATGTCCGGAACACCTCTGCGCTCCACCCTGCCCAGAACCGGCCTGCCCAGAACCGGCTTCGGCCGCCGCCTCACCTCGCTGGCCCTCGGCTGCGGCCTGCTCGGTGCCGCGCTGGCCGGCGCCGCCGCCCCCGCCCAGGCCGCCACCCGTGGCGCCACCGACCCGATCGCCGCCGCCCAGGCGCTGGCCGCCCCCGGCGTGCCCGGGGCCAACAACTGGTCCTGCCACCCGAGCGCGGCCCACCCGCGCCCGGTCGTGCTGGTCCACGGCACCTTCGCCAACGGCTCGGTCAACTGGCTGACCATCGCCCCCGCACTGGCCTCCGACGGCTACTGCGTCTACGCCCTCACCTACGGCACGATGCCGAACGTGCCGGTGCTCGCGGCGATCGCCCCGGTGGCCGACTCCGCCCAGCAGTTGGCCACCTTCGTGGACGGCGTGCTGGCGGCGACCGGCAGCGGCCAGGTCGACATCGTCGGCCACAGCCAGGGCGGCATGATGCCGCGCTACTACCTGAAGTTCGACGGTGGCGCGGCCAAGGTGCACACCCTGGTCGGCCTCGCGCCGAGCAACCACGGCACCACCCTGGACGGCCTCACCACGCTGGCCCAGTCCTTCCCCGGCGCCCAGGCCGTGGTCAGCTCCGCCTGCCCCGCCTGCGCGGACCAGGAGGTCGGCTCGGCCATGCTCCAGCAGCTCAACGCGGGCGGCGACACCATGCCGGGCGTCGACTACACCGTGATCGCCACCGAGGACGACGAGGTGGTCACCCCCTACACCTCGCAGTTCCTCAGCGGTCCGAACGTGGAGAACGTGACGGTCCAGCAGCTCTGCCCGCTCAACCACCCCGACCACGTGCTGATGGCCGTCGACCTGGTGGTGCTGCACGAGGTCCGGCACGCGCTCGACCCCGCCGAGGTGGGCGAGGCGAACTGCTCCGCCAACCTGACGGGCTGACCCCCGGGCCTGCCTGACGGGCCGTCCTGGCCCGCGCCGTTGGGCCCGTTCCGGGGAGCGGACCCAACGGCGTCCGTTCGGCCCGACGCTGCGTCAGCGCTTCGCCCGGAAGATCCCCAGCGCCTCGCGCGCCGCGTACGCCGCCAGCAGGTATCCCACCAGCGGGTCGGCCCACCACCAGCCCAGCACGCTGCCGAGCAGCAGCCCGAGCAGCACGGCGACGGCGAGCGCCCCGTAGACCAGGGCCACCCGCGCCTCGGTGCGCAGCACCTGGTTGTCGAGCGCGGCCCCCGTGCGGGCCTGGCCCGCCGCGAGGGCGGACAACACGGCGGCGGTGGCGGCGGTCCAGCCGATGCCCAGCGGCGAGTGGCGCGCGTGGAAGCCGTCGACCAGCACCAGCGTCGACTGGATCGCGAGATAGCCGGCCAGCAGCGCGAAGCCGCCGCCGACCAGCCGCAGCGCCAGTTGCCGGTGCGCCTTGCCGGTTCCGGTCAGCTCCCCGAGCACGACCGCCGAGGCCCCCGCCTCGAGCAGCGAGTCCAGGCCGAGCCCGGCCAGCGCCACCGATCGCGCGGCGAGCGCCGCCACCGCGAGGACGGCGATCCCGGCGACCTGCCAGCCGAGGGTGGCGCAGGCGAAGGCGATGCCCCGGCGTAGCAGGGTCTGGCGGGAGATCTCGCGAACGATCGGCACCGGCCGCAGTCTGCCAGGCACCCCTCGGCCCCGCCAGAACCTCTCACCCACGGCACCCGCGACACTCCCCCGCCCGGGGGAGCGCGGTGGAACGACCGGCGGTCCGCACCCGGCGCTACGGCAGTGCGACGACCGCGTCGACCTCGACCAGGAACCCGGGGCGGAACAGCGAGGAGACCTCGACCAGCGTGCTGGCCGGGTTGGCCTGCTCGCCCAGCACCGGCCGGATGAACTCGTCGCGCGCATCGCGGATCGCCTGCACCTCACCGACGTCCAGCAGGTACCAGCCGAACCGCACGACGTTGTCCCAGTCGGCGCCCAACTCCCGCAGGACCGCCCGCAGATTGCGCATCGCCTGCCTGGCCTGCGCCGCCACATCGCCCGCACCGACCAGCTCGCCGTCGCCGTCGATCGCCACCTGCCCCGAGACGAAGGCGAGTCGGCCGGAGGTGACCACGGCGTGCGCGTAGCCGGGGCCGGGCGCGAGGTCCGGCACCTCGGTGAGTCGGGCATCGACAGGCATGGGATCCCCCGGTGTTGAGATCGTCAACGTGCTCGGAGCGCAAACCTACCAACCCGCTGACCCGGCGCCGGAGCGGCCAGGACGTCGCTCACCGCTACCGCACGCGCCGGGCGATCGTGATGATCTCCCGGGCCCCGGCCCCGGTGACCGGCTCGCCGCCCCAGTAGCCGTACTGCGCCTCGATCTCGAAGCCCGCAGCGGCGAGGAACGCGTTGAGCGGCGCCACGTCGAGGAAGCGCAGGCTGGTCCGGTCGGCCTGGAGCACGGTGCCGTCCGGTGTGGCCATCGTCCCGTCGAAGGTGACCACGTCGGCGGTGACGGAGTCGACCTCGTGCCACAGGCGCAACGGACGCCCGAAGGCCTCGAAGTCGAGCACGTTGGACGGGTTCCAGCCTTCCCAGGCCCGCGCCCTCGGGTGCCGGGTCTCGAAGGCGAAGCGGCCGCCCGGGCGCAGGGATGCGTGGATCGCGGCCAGGGAGGAGCGCAGCTCGTCGTCGGTGAGCAGGCACTGGAAGGCGTGGCCGGTCATCGTCGCGAGCTCGAAGCCGGCGCCGGCCCGGTCAACCCGGTCCGCCTGGGCAGCCGTACCCTCGATCCAGTCGATGTCGGTCCGCCGCTGGGCCCGGGCCAGCGCGGCGCGGTCCGGGTCCAGGCCGACCAGGCGGCCGTGGTGGCCCTGTTCGCGGGCCCGGATCAGCATCGCGCCGGTGCCGCAGCCGACGTCCAGGACCGAATCCGCCGCCATCACCAGCTCGTTGTAGAAGCGGTCCTCGGGGCGGTGGCCCGGGTCCCAGGGGTTCAGCAGGTCGTACAGCGCGGCGGCGTCGGCGTCCGAGATCACCGCGACAGTGTGGGCCGAACCCCGTGTTCCGGCAACTGGTTTCGCGAGTGGGCGAACGCGTTGAGCCCCCGGCCGAGGCCGGGGGCTCAACGCGTCAGGGCGGCGGTATCACTGGCCGGGGCTGGCCCCGCCGCTCGGGCTGGAGCCGTCGGTCGGGCTGGTGGGGGGGTTCAGCGCGGGTGCGCTGGGCAGCGAGATGGGGGGGAAGCTGTTGACCGGGGTGCCGGCCACGATGGCCTGCATCGCCTCGTGCCAGACCGGGCCCGCGACCTGGCCACCGAAGGCCTGCTCGATCGGGCTGCCGCCGAGGACCTGCCCCTCCAGCGGCTGCTGGGTGCCGGTGTCACTGACCACGGTGGCGCCCACCACGTCCGGGGTGTAGCCGATGAACCAGGCCTGCAGGGCCTTGTCGGTGGTGCCGGTCTTACCGGCGGAGTCACGACCGGCCAGACCCTGGCCGCTGGCGGTGCCGCCGTCCTGCACCACGCCCTTGAGCATCGCGGTCATCGTGTCGGCGGTGTTCGCCGACATGACCTGGGAGCAGTTGGCCGACGGGACGGCCACGCTCTTGCCGTCCGGGCCGGTCACCGAGCTGATCGCGATCGGGTCGCAGAAGACGCCGTGCGAGGCGAAGGTCGCGTACACGCCCGCCATCTGCAGCGGCGTCAGGGAGTTGACGCCCAGCGTCATCGCGGGGACCACCTGGAGCTTCTGGCCGCCGGCCTGCTGGGTGATGCCGAGCTTGTTGGCCATCTGATCGACCGTGCAGAGCCCGACCTGGCCCTCCAGCGTGGCGAAGTAGGTGTTGATCGACGCGGACAGTGCCAGCGGCATGCCGATGTCCCCGGCCTCCGCGGTGGAGTCGTTGTGGACCTCGCCGCTCGACTTGAAGCGGCCGCCCTGGCAGTCCTTCATCTCGGGCCAGGGCATGCTGTACGGCACGGTGAGGTTCGTGTCATCGCCCATGCCGTTCTCCATCGCGGCGGCGGCCACGATCGGCTTGAAGGTCGAGCCGGTCGGGAAGCCCTGGCCGCCGCCCATCGCATGGCTGACGTTGAGGTTCATCGTGGTCTGGTTGGTGCCCAGACCGTAGGGGTGGCTCTGCCCCATCGCCAGGATCTTGCCGGTGCCCGGCTGCACCACGCTCATCACGGCCGCCGGCTTGTCGGAGGCGTTCGCGTTGTCCGCCATCGACTGGTTGACCGCGTTCTGCGCCTTCGGGTCCAGGGTGGTGTGGATCTGCAGCCCGCCCCGGTTCCACAGCGCCTGCCGGTCGGCGGTGCTGGCGCCGAACGCCGGGTCCGAGAGCATGATCTGCTTCACGTAGTCGCAGAAGAAGCCCTCGCCCGCCTTGGCCGTGATGCAGCCCTGCTGCGGCGGGGTGACCGTGAGCTGGATCGGGGTGTTGATCGCCTGGTCGGCCGCGGCCTGGGTGATGGTCCCGTACTGGGCCATCTTCTTCAGCACCGTGTCGCGTCGTTCCTTGGCGTTGGCCTTGTGCACGATCGGGTCGTAGTTGGTGGGCGACTGCTCGATGCCGGCCAGCAGGGCTGCTTCCGGGAGCGTCAGGTCCTTCGCGTCGGTGCTGAAGTACCGCTGGGACGCCGCCTCGATCCCGTAGGCGTTCTCACCGAAGAAGGTGATGTTGAGGTAGTTGGTCAGGATCTGGTCCTTGGTCAGCGTCTGCTCGACGCTGATCGCGTACTTCATCTCCTGGATCTTGCGGCCGATGGTCTGGCGCTGTGCCTGCTGCACGGCTGCCGCGTCGTCACCGGCCTCGTCGACGAAGACGTTCTTGACGTACTGCTGGGTCAGCGTGGAGGCGCCCTGGGTGCCGCCACCGCTCGCGTTGCTGTCCAGCGCCCGCGCCAGGCCCTTGGGGTCGATGGCGCCGTGCTGGTAGAAGCGGTTGTCCTCGATGTCGACCAGCGCCGACTTCACCAGCGGGGATATCTGGTCACTCGGCACCACGGTGCGGTCGCGGTCGTAGACGGTGGCGATCACGCCGTTGTTCGCGTCGTAGATCGTGGAGGCCTGGGAGAGCGGCGGCGTCTTGAAGTCGCTCGGCAGACTGTTGAAGTTGTCGACCGAGGCCTTCGCGCCCAGGCCAACTCCGCCTACGAACGGAAGAGCCATGCCGGCCAGCAGGACACCGGCCACGCCGCTCGCACCGATCAGGCGGACGCCTGAGGAGAGCAGCACCAGTGGACGGGAAGCGCGGGAAGGGGACTTCGACACCATGGCATCGACCGTACGTTCCTACACTGGGAAAATGGTAAGGGTATTTTCCGCAGCTCGTAACAGTACGGTCACAGTGCTGTTCTGAGCTGCCTTCAGGGGGTCGCGGGAGGCCTCAGGAGACCCCGCGAGGCAGCGGCGGTAGGCGTCGCGGCACCCCGAGCTTCGGGCTTCGAGACCCGAGCGCTCTCACTGCGGAACGGTGGGTGGTACATATCCCGCCCACCCACCCAATGCTCTTGCAAGCCGATGAGTATGACTTATTGTCATCAGTTGGCAACTGCCAGCGATCGCGGTGTACGGTTCGCGCAAAGAAGCAACCCCCGCCGGTGCACCAACACCGAACGGGGGTCTGACCGACACGAATCGAGCCGATCGATCCAGTGGCTACTCACCATGCTATCGCCGCCCCCGGCTACGGCAAGCGGTCCGCGCCGTCGCAATACCCGAGCGGGCCGGACGACTTCGCTCACCTGCCCGACCGCGAGGCCGAAATCGCCCGCCACATCGACGGCCTGCCCGAAGGCGCGGCCGTCGACATCAAGTCCCTCGCCCGCGCGCTCGCCCGCTACGGGCAGCAGGCCGTGAGCACCGTGCTCCGTGCGCTCATCCGCAAAGGCCACCTGCGCCGGGTGCGCGAGACGGTGGGCGACGGCCTGACCCAGTGGGTCTCCCGGACGTACTTCTCGCGCACGCCGCGCAGCGCCACCTGGTGGGAGAAGTTCCTCAACGACCGCGAAAGCAGTGGGCGCACGGACCCCGCGCCCGCGCCCCCGGCGCGCTCCTTCTCCTACCGGGCGCTGGCCTCGCTGGCCGCCGCCGACCGGCGGATGATGCTCTCGGCCGCCGAGTGCGCGGAGTTGGAGGCGCTCGCCGCCGAGTGGTTCGCGCGCGGAGTGACCGTCGAGCAGTTCCGCTTCGCGATGACCAACGGCTTGCCCGCGACCGTGCAGTGCCCCGGTGCGTTCGCGCGCAAGCGGCTGATCGACCGGCTGCCGCCGGCGCGGGACACCGAGCCGCAGCCGCCGTCCGAGCGGCTGACGGAGTGCCAGGGCTGCCACCGCCCGGCCCGCCCGACCGCGCTGCGGGACGGGCTCTGCCGCAGCTGCTGGGAGGAGGAACCGGCACCGGGCGAGGGCCGGGCAGGCGACAGCCGGGCAGGCGACAGCCGGGCAGGCGACAGCCGGGCAGGCGGCCAGGAACAGGAGACACCGACCGGGATGATCGCCGGGATCCGGGCCGCGATCCGGGAGCGCAGAGCGCCCCGAGAGGTCAGCCCTGCTGCCGGGCCGCCGCCACCAGCAGCTCCGACGCCGCCTCCGGCAGGTCCAAGTGCCCGGAGATCCACGACGCTTCATGACCGGTACGGGCCAGCACCCACGCGGTCTGCAGCCGCCCCAGCGGACAGCCGGCCAGGTACGGCCGCACCGCCTCCAGCGGAAAGCCCGCCAGGCTCTCGGCGGTGAACCAGTCGTCGGCCGCCCCCGCAGCCGACCCCATGACCGGCTCCACCGCCGGCTCCACCGCCGACTCCCCCGCCAACTCCCCCACCACGACCGCCCGGCGCCGCCACCGCCGGAACGCCGCCAGTCCGCCCCGCACGCTGCTCCACACGTCCGCGCCCCCTGCCTCGCGCCGCGCCGTCGCCCGGTTCACGCCGGCGCCCGGTTCACGCCAACGCCTGGTTCACGCCAACGCCTGGTTCACGCCAACGCCTGGTTAACGTCCTCCTCCTCGTCCAGGTGCCAGTGCAGATCCCGCACCCCCGGCTCCAGCGAGAGCCGGGAGATCACCTGCTCCAACGCGCTGGCCACGTCACCGCTGACCGAGAGCGAGGCGCGCAGGCTGGTGGTCTCCGGGGTCTCCCGGCGGGCCCGCAGGCCGGTCGGGGTGAGGCCCGAGCTGGTGAGGGCCTGGAGCAGCAGGGCCCGGATATGGGTCTCGGAGCTGCGGTCGCAGCGCAGGTGCAGGTTGGCCTCGACCACCGCGTCGGGGTCGGTGCCGGCGGCCGGGACCCGGTCGAGCAGGCGTCCGGCGGGACGGCCGACCACGTGGACGGCGATCACGGCCAGCGTCCCGATCACGGCGAAGCCGTACTTGCCGGAGGCGGCCAGCACCCCGGCGGCGGCCGAGCACCAGAGCGTGGCAGCGGTGTTGAGGCCGCGCACCCCGGCGCCGTCACGCAGGATCACGCCACCGCCGAGGAACCCGATACCGGAGACCACGTAGGAGGCCACCCGGGTCGGGCTGCTGGTGTCGCCGACGGCCTCGCTGTAGAGCACGAACAGGGTGGCCCCGGTGGCGACCAGCGCGTTGGTGCGCAGGCCGGCCATCCGGGCCCGCCACTGGCGTTCGACCCCGATCACGGCACCGCACAGGACGCCGGTACCCAGTCGGAGCAGGAAGTCGAGGGTGGACAGGGCGTGCATGAAGCACCTCCTCGGGGATCGCTGGGGTCAACGGGTGCGGCGGTGGTCAGGCCCGGCGAAGGCCGGGTCGAACTTGTAGCCGATCTGCCGGACGGTGGTGATGGCGTCGCGATGAGCCGGGCCGAGCTTACGGCGGATCCGGGCCACATGAGTGCTGACCGTCCTGGTGTCGCCGAGATTCGGGCGGCCCCAGACGGCCTCCATCAACTGGCTGCGGGAGAGCACCCGCTTGGGCTGGGCCATCAGGTGGGCGAGCAACTCGAACTCCAGGTAG contains:
- a CDS encoding protein kinase domain-containing protein: MIGRALNGRYELVGILGMGGMATVYHGMDRVLGRPVAVKVLNNALADDPRFAERFSREAQHAAMLVHPRIAMVFDSGMDGGSPYIVMELIRGRSLSSVLAEQGPLPVERAVGIAAAMCEALEVAHAAGLVHRDIKPANVMITDDGGVKVVDFGIARASSGGQQLTQTATVLGTAAYLSPEQATAGEVDGRTDLYALGCVLTEMLTGEPPFTADTPVATAFMQVTEEAPLVSLRRPDVPPTVDRVVARMLAKRPADRPANAGAARAELLAAVTVAGAVDRTAELLATPAPGTGGDRTTMLPPMTGPIPEPPPFRGGAAPTSVMAAQAAYPGNGFDGRPDDRHDQGEGDDLAAPARRPRRTVAWVLGVAVLAVVGVVGVLAFADSSSTGSSKPPAAGSAVGSTAGVPAAGSTPGQSFTPGRPTPAPVGGAATPVAAIGELRTEMAAAPMPKERQAPLLHTLDVAAAAANAGHPQDAVQALKAAQKQVRDLAKKHTVDAQTTEGWQRQLTSIIGSLNGQDGGAGSNANANANSGVDNSSVDNGGNGNGGNGNGGNGNGDSGNNNGDDAGN
- a CDS encoding ABC transporter ATP-binding protein is translated as MTAATDPAPHGPLLHAEDVDVVRDGRHLLRAISLTIEPGEHWAVLGANGAGKSTLLGLLGAVSHPTRGVVRVLGRQLGRVDIRELRAHLGHVNPRHPLRSPLTVREVVLTGLTNSIEPELRRQPSTEQVRHAEELIATLGMSRRIEAPWTTLSQGERGRTLIARALMPQPRLLLLDEPATGLDLTAREQLLSSLDELREQHPQLASVLVTHHLEELPSSTTHALLLREGECVGRGPAAETITTELVSACFDHPIRITREDGRWAARAARRATAVR
- a CDS encoding esterase/lipase family protein, translated to MSGTPLRSTLPRTGLPRTGFGRRLTSLALGCGLLGAALAGAAAPAQAATRGATDPIAAAQALAAPGVPGANNWSCHPSAAHPRPVVLVHGTFANGSVNWLTIAPALASDGYCVYALTYGTMPNVPVLAAIAPVADSAQQLATFVDGVLAATGSGQVDIVGHSQGGMMPRYYLKFDGGAAKVHTLVGLAPSNHGTTLDGLTTLAQSFPGAQAVVSSACPACADQEVGSAMLQQLNAGGDTMPGVDYTVIATEDDEVVTPYTSQFLSGPNVENVTVQQLCPLNHPDHVLMAVDLVVLHEVRHALDPAEVGEANCSANLTG
- a CDS encoding cation transporter, with amino-acid sequence MPIVREISRQTLLRRGIAFACATLGWQVAGIAVLAVAALAARSVALAGLGLDSLLEAGASAVVLGELTGTGKAHRQLALRLVGGGFALLAGYLAIQSTLVLVDGFHARHSPLGIGWTAATAAVLSALAAGQARTGAALDNQVLRTEARVALVYGALAVAVLLGLLLGSVLGWWWADPLVGYLLAAYAAREALGIFRAKR
- a CDS encoding RidA family protein; protein product: MPVDARLTEVPDLAPGPGYAHAVVTSGRLAFVSGQVAIDGDGELVGAGDVAAQARQAMRNLRAVLRELGADWDNVVRFGWYLLDVGEVQAIRDARDEFIRPVLGEQANPASTLVEVSSLFRPGFLVEVDAVVALP
- a CDS encoding class I SAM-dependent methyltransferase; translated protein: MISDADAAALYDLLNPWDPGHRPEDRFYNELVMAADSVLDVGCGTGAMLIRAREQGHHGRLVGLDPDRAALARAQRRTDIDWIEGTAAQADRVDRAGAGFELATMTGHAFQCLLTDDELRSSLAAIHASLRPGGRFAFETRHPRARAWEGWNPSNVLDFEAFGRPLRLWHEVDSVTADVVTFDGTMATPDGTVLQADRTSLRFLDVAPLNAFLAAAGFEIEAQYGYWGGEPVTGAGAREIITIARRVR
- a CDS encoding transglycosylase domain-containing protein, which codes for MVSKSPSRASRPLVLLSSGVRLIGASGVAGVLLAGMALPFVGGVGLGAKASVDNFNSLPSDFKTPPLSQASTIYDANNGVIATVYDRDRTVVPSDQISPLVKSALVDIEDNRFYQHGAIDPKGLARALDSNASGGGTQGASTLTQQYVKNVFVDEAGDDAAAVQQAQRQTIGRKIQEMKYAISVEQTLTKDQILTNYLNITFFGENAYGIEAASQRYFSTDAKDLTLPEAALLAGIEQSPTNYDPIVHKANAKERRDTVLKKMAQYGTITQAAADQAINTPIQLTVTPPQQGCITAKAGEGFFCDYVKQIMLSDPAFGASTADRQALWNRGGLQIHTTLDPKAQNAVNQSMADNANASDKPAAVMSVVQPGTGKILAMGQSHPYGLGTNQTTMNLNVSHAMGGGQGFPTGSTFKPIVAAAAMENGMGDDTNLTVPYSMPWPEMKDCQGGRFKSSGEVHNDSTAEAGDIGMPLALSASINTYFATLEGQVGLCTVDQMANKLGITQQAGGQKLQVVPAMTLGVNSLTPLQMAGVYATFASHGVFCDPIAISSVTGPDGKSVAVPSANCSQVMSANTADTMTAMLKGVVQDGGTASGQGLAGRDSAGKTGTTDKALQAWFIGYTPDVVGATVVSDTGTQQPLEGQVLGGSPIEQAFGGQVAGPVWHEAMQAIVAGTPVNSFPPISLPSAPALNPPTSPTDGSSPSGGASPGQ
- a CDS encoding MarR family transcriptional regulator, with the protein product MATHHAIAAPGYGKRSAPSQYPSGPDDFAHLPDREAEIARHIDGLPEGAAVDIKSLARALARYGQQAVSTVLRALIRKGHLRRVRETVGDGLTQWVSRTYFSRTPRSATWWEKFLNDRESSGRTDPAPAPPARSFSYRALASLAAADRRMMLSAAECAELEALAAEWFARGVTVEQFRFAMTNGLPATVQCPGAFARKRLIDRLPPARDTEPQPPSERLTECQGCHRPARPTALRDGLCRSCWEEEPAPGEGRAGDSRAGDSRAGDSRAGGQEQETPTGMIAGIRAAIRERRAPREVSPAAGPPPPAAPTPPPAGPSARRSTTLHDRYGPAPTRSAAAPADSRPGTAAPPPAESPPGSRR
- a CDS encoding MgtC/SapB family protein codes for the protein MHALSTLDFLLRLGTGVLCGAVIGVERQWRARMAGLRTNALVATGATLFVLYSEAVGDTSSPTRVASYVVSGIGFLGGGVILRDGAGVRGLNTAATLWCSAAAGVLAASGKYGFAVIGTLAVIAVHVVGRPAGRLLDRVPAAGTDPDAVVEANLHLRCDRSSETHIRALLLQALTSSGLTPTGLRARRETPETTSLRASLSVSGDVASALEQVISRLSLEPGVRDLHWHLDEEEDVNQALA
- a CDS encoding winged helix-turn-helix domain-containing protein — encoded protein: MPLHYPRVQLIFSDNPTATAPMVEAPTRRLTAVGVVVDIDQRTATVDGRRLDLTYLEFELLAHLMAQPKRVLSRSQLMEAVWGRPNLGDTRTVSTHVARIRRKLGPAHRDAITTVRQIGYKFDPAFAGPDHRRTR